The Alphaproteobacteria bacterium genome segment CCGAGGGATTGAAATCAACGAAAAAGCCGAGGCAGTTCTTCGTGACTTACCATATGTGGCGAGCGAGCGGCGCTCTCTGCTTGGCTATCGTGCGGCTGAGATGGCCGATCTGGTGTTCACCAAGACCGTGCTGATCCATATCGACCCCAACCATCTATCCGAGGCATACGCAGCGCTCTATGAAAACACACGCCGCTACTTGCTTGTCGCCGAGTACTACAACCCCTCGCCGGTCGAGGTAACCTACAGGGGCCATCAACACCGTTTGTTCAAGAGGGATTTCGCAGGTGACCTGCTGAAAACCTATCCTGACCTCCAGCTCGTCGACTACGGTTTCGTTTATCACGGCGATCAGTTCGCGCAAGACGATATCACCTGGTTCCTAATGGAAAAGGAAGAAGGGGATGTATGAGCTGGCCGGGCGTTGTCTCACTCTCAAGGGGTCGGTGTGATTGAGCTTCGCAGGACAAAGGGCCTTGGTCTCATCCTTAGCCTGGTGGCGACCACGCCACGTAGGTCCGCGCTTTTGGTCGTGTTGTTGCTCGTCGCCGGCATCGCAGAGGGTGTAGGGATTGCGGCCTTCTTGCCCCTGCTTCAAGTGTCTGGATTTGGCGAGTCGGACAATGTTCTGACTTCGACCATTTTCGAAACGATAACGGCCACGGGTCTCGATGCATCCCTCGGTGTAATACTCTCGATCATCGCTATCGTTTTCGTGGTCAAAGGCCTCCTGATGATGGCTGCGAATCTCGCGATGGGCTACGGTTCGACGACATTTGCAACCGATCAGCGCGCGGAGATCGTCAAGAGATTTCTTCGCGTCCGATGGGAATATCATCTGACCATCCCGGTCGGCTCACTTTCAAACGTCATAACCATCGACACGGCGCGAGGAGCATCAACCTATGCGCTGAGCTTCCAGTTAATTGCCCAAGTGGTTCAGATCACCGTCTATTTTTCCATTGCCTTCTGGGTATCTTGGGTCGCCAGCATCGTTGCAATTGCAGGAAGCGCTGTGATTTTGACAAGCATGTCCTGGTTGGTTGTTATGTCGCGGCGGGCCGGCGAAGCGGAACAAAAATCGTATAAGCGGTTGGCTTCGCGCTTAGTCGATCAGTTAGGTGGCGTAAAGCCCATCAAGGCAATGGGTGCTGAAGACAGTGTCGAACCTCTTTTGCTATCGGAAATCGGGAAGCTTGATCGGTCAATGCGGCAAGCGGTCGTAAGCCGCGCCGCGCTTACGACCCTGCAAGAACCCTTAATGGTCATGACCCTGTGTGGCGGCATCTTCGCTGCAGTTGGCGTTTTCTCCTTCGACATCAGTACGATTCTACTCTTGGTTCTCGTGTTCTATCGCACGGGCTCGCGTTTGACCGGCATGCAGGGGCGCTATCAGTCGTTGGTGTCCAACCAGTCGTTCGTCCACGAAACACTCGAACGAATTCGAGAGGCTGGAAACCAGCAGGAACGGCTGCATGGCGGCGGCACGCCGTCGCTCGATGAAAAACTTGAACTTCGCAATGTCGCATTCAAATATGGGCAAAAGGCCGTTGTTGAGGATGTGTCTCTCACGGTCCCTGCCGGAAAACTCACGACACTCATTGGACCGTCTGGATCTGGCAAGACCACGATCGTCGATATCGTCATCCAGCTGCTGATCCCGACGAGCGGCGAGGTGCTGATCGACGGTCGTTCGCTGCTTGAGATGGATATCCGCAAGTGGCGGAAGATGATTGGCTATGTCCCACAGGAAACCGCCCTGTTCAACGATACAATCTTGACGAACGTGACGCTTGGCGACCCCAAAATCGATCAAGATACTGCTGTCCAGGCACTAAAGGACGCGGGTGCCTACGAGTTTGTATCGGCACTTGAAAGGGGGCTTGATTCGACCGTCGGAGAACGCGGTGCACAGCTTTCGGGTGGGCAACGGCAACGCATTGCCCTGGCTCGCGCGTTGGCTCGCAAGCCGCGGTTGCTCATTCTGGACGAGCCAACCACAGCTCTTGATCCGGTTTCTGAAGCGTTGTTCTGCGAGACCCTGCGCGACTTGTCCGGGCGCCTGACCGTGCTCGCTATTTCCCACCAAGTCGCGGTCGCGGACATAGCCGATCAAGTTTATCGCATTGGCAACGGTACTGTCATGAAAGTGGAGAACCGGGCGAACTCGTCGACCTACGGGGACAGAGTATCCTAATGATACGCGTATTCTTTGCCATATCGTTTCTTATCAGTTACCTGCGCTAGAAGTATGTGTGGCGTTTTTGGGATGTTCCTGTCCCGGCCTTTAAGGGAGGACGACATTGCCCTAGGCCGACAGGGGAACGAGTTGTTGGCACATCGCGGACCCGACGGCCAGGGCGAGTTCTTCGATATCGGCGATGGCGTCTATCTCGGGCACAGGCGGCTTCGGATTATCGACCTGTCGGAACGCGCGAAGCAGCCGATGACGCGCGGTAAGACCACGATTTGCTACAACGGAGAAATCTACAACTATGCGGAACTTGGAGCGGACCTAGCCGCTGCGGGGGTCTGTCTTGGTACAAGTAGCGATACGGAGGTTCTCCTCCAGGGGTGGCTGCACTGGGGGCCAGCCGTGTTGGACCGCCTTGATGGGATGTTTGCGTTTGCGCTCTGGGATGGCGCTACCGGAATCCTTGCCGCCGACCTATTTGGCGAGAAGCCACTCTATTACAGCGAGACCGAAGATGGTGTCTACGCGGCCTCCGAGATCAAGGTTCTGGCGGAGCTCCTTGGAAGCGCGCAAGCGCTCGACGAAAGTCGGTTGGCTGCTTTCATGGCATTAGGGTTCGTACCGGCGCCGGAGACTGCTTACCGCGGTATCAAGAGGGTAATGCCCGGCACCTACCTTATCGTGCAGGACGGCAAGATCTCCAAGACTGTGAAATACTGGACTACACCTTCCGGTGAACCAGGCAGGGGGCCTGTTCAACAGCTTTCGGAAAAGGCTCTCGATAGGATACAGGAGGCGTTGGTTCTCAGCGTGAGCCGGCGACTCGTCTCCGATGTGCCGTTGTGTCTTTTCGGATCAAGCGGTGTGGACTCATCCCTTGTGGCTGGGATCATCGGGCGTGATCTTGGCGCCGATATCGAGATGCTTACGATCCGATTTAAGGATACTGCGGTCGACGAAAGCGTCGAGGCGGCAGCAATGGCCCGTGACGTCGGTGTCGAGCACCGGATTGTGGACGGAGTCGCTCAACCTCAAGACGTTGGCTGGAATTCATTGTTGGATTTATTTGGCCAGCCCAACGACAACATGAGCATATTGGCGTCCCTGCAACTTGCTGAAGTTGCACGGGAAAATGGCTATGTCGTCGGCCTGGTAGGAAGTGGTGGCGATGAGGCGTTCTACGGCTACCTGAAGCAGCAGTTCTTTTGGAGACATCGTCGAATAATGGCGCTTCCAGAGCCGGTCAGACTAGCGTCGCGTATTATGTCGCCGCTGGCACCTTTCAGCAGTCGGATTCGCCTATTTCTTGATCTGGTTGCCGTGCCGGATGGGGAACGTTACATCGCCGTCAAGAACCAGCCAGCCTATCGAGCTTTGAAGCAAATCCCTTCGATGAAACTCTGGGCGAAGTACGCATTTGCAGAGACGGGAACGCCGCTTGAGTTCGAGGTGCCGCGCATCGAGCGCGACTGCGTTCTTCCGGGCAGCCAGCTTGATTCGCTCGATCTTGGCTCAATGCACGTTGGTGTCGAATTACGAACACCGTTTTTGTCGCGGGGCCTATTCGAGCTACTGGCCAATTACGACCCCCGATCATTCCTTGCATTTGGACAAAAGTCTATTGGCCGACGTCTCGTTGCTCGGTATCTCCCTAAGTCAGGTGCGGCAAATGGAAAGAAGGGGTTCGTTTTCCCTTTAGATCAGCTGCTAGCCGCATCAATGCGCGAACCTTCCGTGGCAGGCTTGCCGGCCACGGTTTCGAGCGAGATTTGGAAGAATCGCTTTTCAGGATCGGGTTGGGGACGATTAGCTGTGCGCCTCGCTCAGGCCGACGCCTTCGTGAACAGGACGCCAGCGTGAAGGCTTTCGGATGAAAGAGGGGGAGTTCCGAGCCTTGCTCCCGATAGTCGGGGATCGAATCGGGGGAAGCCAGCTTTCGGCTCTGGCCTTGGCCGAACAGATTCGGGCCCATGGGCGTTTCTCTCCGCTTCTCGTCCTTCATCGGGATGGTCCTGTGGCTGACCTCTTGCGATCGCGAAGCCTCTCGTTCGAGTTCTTGCCCGTCCCAGCTTTGCTGGGTGAGGGGGGCTATCGTCCGTCTAATCTTTTGAGACACATTCGGGCGGTCGTTCGGATTGCACGGTTCCTCAGGCGGTGGAAGGTCGCCATCGTGCACACCAATGACCTCAGGACAAATCTGTCATGGGCGCTGCCCGCAAGGCTTGCTGGAAGCAGGCAGATTTGGCATCAACGGACGTTCTTTCCCCAATCGCGGCTCGCCCATCTTGTTTCGAGGTGGGCGGCACGTATCGTGTGTGTCTCGGAGTATTGCAAATCAACACTTCCTTCCGATCGGCGGGATCGCGCGGTTGTTGTGTTTAACCCCATCCCGGTACCGGCGTCGATCTTGGACCGGCCGGCGGCCCGTGCGGCACTTTGCCGGGAGCTTGGGGTTGGTCCCGCGACGCGGATCATCCTCTTTGTCGCCAATTTGCAGCCGCAAAAGCGACCGGACATCTTCATCAGGGTAGCCCAGAAGGT includes the following:
- a CDS encoding glycosyltransferase family 4 protein, translating into MKEGEFRALLPIVGDRIGGSQLSALALAEQIRAHGRFSPLLVLHRDGPVADLLRSRSLSFEFLPVPALLGEGGYRPSNLLRHIRAVVRIARFLRRWKVAIVHTNDLRTNLSWALPARLAGSRQIWHQRTFFPQSRLAHLVSRWAARIVCVSEYCKSTLPSDRRDRAVVVFNPIPVPASILDRPAARAALCRELGVGPATRIILFVANLQPQKRPDIFIRVAQKVREVSNFPIIFVLLGEDKKGMQSKLELLAEDLKVSDIVFFGGFRYPVDHWMAGADLFLAPQVCEGFGRTLVEAMHAQAPVVAARSGGHPEIVIDPNVGVLVPADDAGAMAQAVTQLLSDPNRASLIAKRASAVVATKFSAEAHAEAIINVYESCMDLANR
- the asnB gene encoding asparagine synthase (glutamine-hydrolyzing), whose protein sequence is MCGVFGMFLSRPLREDDIALGRQGNELLAHRGPDGQGEFFDIGDGVYLGHRRLRIIDLSERAKQPMTRGKTTICYNGEIYNYAELGADLAAAGVCLGTSSDTEVLLQGWLHWGPAVLDRLDGMFAFALWDGATGILAADLFGEKPLYYSETEDGVYAASEIKVLAELLGSAQALDESRLAAFMALGFVPAPETAYRGIKRVMPGTYLIVQDGKISKTVKYWTTPSGEPGRGPVQQLSEKALDRIQEALVLSVSRRLVSDVPLCLFGSSGVDSSLVAGIIGRDLGADIEMLTIRFKDTAVDESVEAAAMARDVGVEHRIVDGVAQPQDVGWNSLLDLFGQPNDNMSILASLQLAEVARENGYVVGLVGSGGDEAFYGYLKQQFFWRHRRIMALPEPVRLASRIMSPLAPFSSRIRLFLDLVAVPDGERYIAVKNQPAYRALKQIPSMKLWAKYAFAETGTPLEFEVPRIERDCVLPGSQLDSLDLGSMHVGVELRTPFLSRGLFELLANYDPRSFLAFGQKSIGRRLVARYLPKSGAANGKKGFVFPLDQLLAASMREPSVAGLPATVSSEIWKNRFSGSGWGRLAVRLAQADAFVNRTPA
- a CDS encoding pseudaminic acid biosynthesis-associated methylase — translated: MRHKTEHEAFWAGSFGDNYIDRNQGSRLLAVNLALFSTILRRCIGVESVLELGANVGMNLRALHALLPQASLRGIEINEKAEAVLRDLPYVASERRSLLGYRAAEMADLVFTKTVLIHIDPNHLSEAYAALYENTRRYLLVAEYYNPSPVEVTYRGHQHRLFKRDFAGDLLKTYPDLQLVDYGFVYHGDQFAQDDITWFLMEKEEGDV
- a CDS encoding ABC transporter ATP-binding protein; amino-acid sequence: MIELRRTKGLGLILSLVATTPRRSALLVVLLLVAGIAEGVGIAAFLPLLQVSGFGESDNVLTSTIFETITATGLDASLGVILSIIAIVFVVKGLLMMAANLAMGYGSTTFATDQRAEIVKRFLRVRWEYHLTIPVGSLSNVITIDTARGASTYALSFQLIAQVVQITVYFSIAFWVSWVASIVAIAGSAVILTSMSWLVVMSRRAGEAEQKSYKRLASRLVDQLGGVKPIKAMGAEDSVEPLLLSEIGKLDRSMRQAVVSRAALTTLQEPLMVMTLCGGIFAAVGVFSFDISTILLLVLVFYRTGSRLTGMQGRYQSLVSNQSFVHETLERIREAGNQQERLHGGGTPSLDEKLELRNVAFKYGQKAVVEDVSLTVPAGKLTTLIGPSGSGKTTIVDIVIQLLIPTSGEVLIDGRSLLEMDIRKWRKMIGYVPQETALFNDTILTNVTLGDPKIDQDTAVQALKDAGAYEFVSALERGLDSTVGERGAQLSGGQRQRIALARALARKPRLLILDEPTTALDPVSEALFCETLRDLSGRLTVLAISHQVAVADIADQVYRIGNGTVMKVENRANSSTYGDRVS